The following is a genomic window from Bacillus sp. V2I10.
ATCAAATGAGTTTTTATCGAATTTAGCATTAAAATCAAATTCCGAAAACTCCACCACAACTAATGGATTGCGGTCTGTATCCATTACTTTGACAACAGAAGGCTTCAGGTCCTTTTTATTGAACGTAATCTCTTGAAGAGGAAGCATCTGGCTGTTTTGGTAATTTGTTTTTGTCTCAAAAACGTAAGCATCTTTTGTTGATTTGAAAATTGAATCCGCATCACTCTTAATGTCTTTTACCAGTGATTCGAAAAGATAAGCCTGACTGCTGTTTTGCGGCCATTCGCTTTGAAAACGGAAGCTTTTCTTCAGGGCCGGCGTCAGGACAAACACGCCTTCTTTATTGCGGAGAATCATTTGGCTCTGATCTTTTTCAGCATTCTTCAAGTTTACTCTGTAGAATGAAGGCTGCTTATGCCAAATTTCCACCTCATAAATTTGAGGCTCACTTCCTGTTTGAAGGGTCATTTGCGCTTTCGCTTTGTACCCCGATAATTCTTCAACCTTCTTATCCAGGTTTTCTACAACGTCAGTCTTGGATTTCTCACCACAGGCAGCAAGCATCATGACAGCGAGCAATCCAATTGCCAGTAATAAAAAGTGCTTTTTCACCTTTTCAACCCCTTTGTCTCATATGACGTAAAAAGGAAGAAACTCTCCCCTGAGGGAATCATGCTAAAGCAAGCACAATCTCCTCTAACGACTTGTCTCTTCTACCGCTGTACAAATATATGAGACAAAGGTTATGAATATGCAGACTAGCTTGACGAGCTTTCAATAATTACTTGAGCAGCAGCATAATCCTTTGTGTGAGTGATAGAGATGTGGACGATATAACCAGGCAAAGCAGGCATTGTTACAGCCGGTTTTCCGTTTCCATCATTCAGAATTTCGATATCCTTAAAACTGTATTCTTTCCCAATCCCGGTTCCCATCGCTTTTGAAAACGCCTCTTTCGCCGCAAACCTCCCGGCAGCATATTCGATTTTTCTCCTTTGCGCAAGCGATTGATATTTATCTTTCTCTCTTTCTGTGAGAATCCGGTCAATGAATTTCGGCTGTCTCATCATTAACCTTTCAATCCGTTCCAGCTCAGCCAAATCAAGACCCAGCCCTTTAATCATGCGGACACCCTCTTTTTGTTCAGTATGTACTAATATGCTCTCACTTCTCATAACCGTGTTAATATAGAAACAACTAATTCTTTAGAATAAGGAGACACTCTCTATGTTTACAAGATCAGAAGATTTCAGAACGTTTACGCGTCTATACCCTGTTGTAACCGTAATTGTCTGTATTCAAGTCATTCTCTGGCTGTTGTTTTTAATTCCAGTTCCTACAATAACATATTTCTTTGCCTCTTTAGTAGGGTACAACGCCGGTGTAGCTAACGGAGAATGGTGGCGCTTGATCACTCCTATTTTCCTTCATGCAAACTTCGCTCATATTCTATTTAACAGTGTATCCATCATCCTGTTCGCGCCTGCATTAGAACGGATGCTTGGAAAGGCCCGCTTTATTGCTGCTTATTTAGCAACAGGCATCGCCGCAAACCTGGCAACATATTTCATCATAGAAGATTTAACTTATACTCACGTCGGAGCCTCAGGTGCTATATTCGGCATATTCGGCATCTATCTTTATATTGTAGTGTTTAGAA
Proteins encoded in this region:
- a CDS encoding outer membrane lipoprotein carrier protein LolA, whose amino-acid sequence is MKKHFLLLAIGLLAVMMLAACGEKSKTDVVENLDKKVEELSGYKAKAQMTLQTGSEPQIYEVEIWHKQPSFYRVNLKNAEKDQSQMILRNKEGVFVLTPALKKSFRFQSEWPQNSSQAYLFESLVKDIKSDADSIFKSTKDAYVFETKTNYQNSQMLPLQEITFNKKDLKPSVVKVMDTDRNPLVVVEFSEFDFNAKFDKNSFDMQKNMSFASVDVETSASVNSEPLAVKYPLEELEGVKLTEEKEMKTENGKRVVQTYDGKKSYTFIQEKAVAATVATSSFVSGEPVDLGVAVGALTEQSLTWTYDGVEYMIASKDLTQEEMIRVAQSVQGQAIK
- the acpS gene encoding holo-ACP synthase; the protein is MIKGLGLDLAELERIERLMMRQPKFIDRILTEREKDKYQSLAQRRKIEYAAGRFAAKEAFSKAMGTGIGKEYSFKDIEILNDGNGKPAVTMPALPGYIVHISITHTKDYAAAQVIIESSSS
- a CDS encoding rhomboid family intramembrane serine protease, with translation MFTRSEDFRTFTRLYPVVTVIVCIQVILWLLFLIPVPTITYFFASLVGYNAGVANGEWWRLITPIFLHANFAHILFNSVSIILFAPALERMLGKARFIAAYLATGIAANLATYFIIEDLTYTHVGASGAIFGIFGIYLYIVVFRKDLIDSSNSQLIMTILVIGVVMTFVNTNINIIAHIFGGVAGALLAPLFLTRKA